The window CGACCGCGCGAGGGTCGAGCGCCGACGTAGGTTCGTCGAGGACCAGCAGGCGAGGGTTGCGTGACAGCGCCACGGCGAGGGCGCCGCGTTGCTGCTGGCCGCCGGAGAGCTCGGCGGGTCGGCGGTCGCCTAGGGCGGGGTCCAGCCCGGCACGGCGTAGCACGTGGTCGACCGGTCCTCGCAGACCGGCGGCGCTGCGCACGGTGGCCCGCAGTTTCCGGTACGGGTTAAGGCTGCTGCCGGGGTCCTGCCCGACGTAGCCGACGCTGTCCGGCCGGTGGCGCAGGACGTCGCGGCCGTCGACGGTGACGGTTCCCCCGGCGTGCCAGATTCCGTCACGCAGCCGGCCGAGGCAGGCCAGCGCCAGGGTGGTCTTGCCCGAGCCCGACGCGCCGACGACGGCCACCGCCGCGCCGGGTCCGATTTCGAGGTCGACGCCGTCGATGATCGGGCCTGCGGCCGCGTACAGGCGCAGGCCGTTGACTTTGACCAGCGGCTCGCTCATCGCGCCACCAGAGCATCGGAGGCAAGATTCAGCGGTACGGTCAGCGCTGCGATCAGCGCCAGCGGTGCCAGCAACGCGACCGGCTGTAGTGCCGCGCCCGGCAATGCCTGCGCGATCAGGGTCCCCCAGTCGGTGCCGGCGTCGCCCAGTCCCAGGAAACCGGCGGCCGTGACCATGTAGAGCGACACCACGAACCGCAGTCCGGCGTCGGCGGCGACGGTGCCGGCGATCAGCGGCAGGACTTCCTGGCGCAACACCCAACCCCAGCGCTCACCTCGTGCTATCGCGAGTTCGATGTGCGGGCGCCCGATCACGAGGCTGGCGGCGGCGTAGGTGACCCGTGCGGTGAGTGGCACACCCGCCGCGGCGACCGCGATGACCACGCCGCGCCGGTCGGGCAGTGCGGTCAACGCGAGGACCAGCACCAGAATCGGCGGCAGCGCGACTACGGCGTCGAGCGGTCGCAGCACCAGACCTTCGAGGATCCGCCGGTGGGCTCCGGCGAACGCGGCGACCACCCCGGCCGTCACGCCGAGCCCCACCGCGACCGCTGTGCCGAGTGCCGTGGTGGCCAGCATCCCGGGCCCACCGTCCAGGATGCGCGACAACACGTCCCGGCCGAGATGATCGGTGCCGAGCCACGCCTGCGGTCCTGGACCCGCATA is drawn from Micromonospora sp. Llam0 and contains these coding sequences:
- a CDS encoding ABC transporter permease subunit codes for the protein MTPRARVVPLTAVAAVVVVVALAGPVFAPYPAITPVGAPYAGPGPQAWLGTDHLGRDVLSRILDGGPGMLATTALGTAVAVGLGVTAGVVAAFAGAHRRILEGLVLRPLDAVVALPPILVLVLALTALPDRRGVVIAVAAAGVPLTARVTYAAASLVIGRPHIELAIARGERWGWVLRQEVLPLIAGTVAADAGLRFVVSLYMVTAAGFLGLGDAGTDWGTLIAQALPGAALQPVALLAPLALIAALTVPLNLASDALVAR